GCCCCGGGGCGCGGTCACACCGGGCACCGTCAGCGCCAGGCAACCGGGATCCACATCGTCCATCTGGTCAGGAAGGCCTTCACAGGGAGCTCACAAACGCGATCAGGTCGGCCCGCTCCTTCGGCGTCATTGCGGCAAACGCATCCCGGGCCGCCTGGGCTTCGCCCCCGTGCCAGAGTATGGCCTCGGTGAGGTTTCGCGCCCTGCCGTCGTGCAGGAACAGCGTGTGCCCGCTGACTATCTCGGTCGCCCCGATGCCCCACAAAGGCGCGGTGCGCCACTCCCGGCCCAGTGCCTGGCCTTCCGGCAGGCCGTCGGCCAGGCCGTCACCCATGTCGTGCAGCAGCAAATCGGTATACGGCCAGATGGTCTGGCCTTTTTGTTCCGGCGCCACGTCCCTGGAGTCCAGCGTCCTGAAAGACGGCACATGGCAGGCGGCACAACCGGCAGAGCTGAACAGGGCCTTGCCGGCCAGCACTTGATCCGACTGTGCGTCAGAACGCTTCGGAACAGCCAGATTGCGAGCGTAGAAAGCAACAAGATCGAGCATCTCATCGGGCACTTCCACATTACCCTCAGCCGGATCAGCGCCGTTCTTTGCCTGCAGGCAGGCAGCCTGCGGTTCGGTGCAGTCCCCCGCACCCGGCGTGATCAGGCTGGTAGACAATCCCATGTCGCCGGAAAAGGCAGCAGCCGATTGTTGCCGCACCGTGGGCTGGCCCGCCTTCCAGCCGAAACGTCCCGGTTCGGCCATACCGGCCTCCAGGTTCATGACCATGTTGGGCCGGCCGGAAATACCATCACCGTCCGCATCTTCCGGATCGGCATTGGCGAGT
Above is a window of Anderseniella sp. Alg231-50 DNA encoding:
- a CDS encoding di-heme oxidoredictase family protein, with the translated sequence MTSGLRRRYLPILAGAGAIGWLLLWQAPELQAGSAAFVPGEEMPGGEATSRRSAKNANAFSHASGNAGFDREFDFKIGNGIFRKLWVSAPASTNSSDGLGPLYNARACQRCHLKDGRGHPPENLSDNAVSMLLRVGIPLSGDKPPVKPDPVYGGQIQDFAIQGHKPEARIELRYEEFAVELSGGETVMLRRPKIELADLAYGAMHPDVRLSARIANQMIGLGLLEAISAPDILANADPEDADGDGISGRPNMVMNLEAGMAEPGRFGWKAGQPTVRQQSAAAFSGDMGLSTSLITPGAGDCTEPQAACLQAKNGADPAEGNVEVPDEMLDLVAFYARNLAVPKRSDAQSDQVLAGKALFSSAGCAACHVPSFRTLDSRDVAPEQKGQTIWPYTDLLLHDMGDGLADGLPEGQALGREWRTAPLWGIGATEIVSGHTLFLHDGRARNLTEAILWHGGEAQAARDAFAAMTPKERADLIAFVSSL